CCACAGTAACTTCACAGATCTTTGTCGTGGAGGACATATTCCAAACACTGGAATTATCAAGGCTATTAAAATAATGAATGTAGCTGGTGCGTATTGGAGAGGAGATGAAAAGAACAATCAGCTTACACGTATATATGGTATCTCTTTCCCTAAGCAAAAAATGCTAACAGAATATTTAGATCTTTTAGAAGAAGCTAAAAAAAGAGATCATAGAAAATTAGGAAGAGAACTTGAGTTATTTACATTTTCCCAAACTGTAGGTCAAGGCCTTCCTTTATGGTTACCAAAAGGAGCTGCTTTAAGAGGTAGATTAGAAGACTTTTTGAAAGCTGCTCAAAAGAAAGCAGGATATGAAATGGTAATGACACCTCATATTGGACAGAAAGAACTTTATGTTACTTCAGGACATTATGCTAAATATGGTGAAGACAGTTTCCAACCAATCACTACACCAAAAGATGATGAAGAGTTTTTACTAAAACCTATGAACTGTCCTCATCACTGTGAAGTTTATAATTTCAAACCATATTCATATAAAGACTTGCCAAAACGTTTTGCTGAATTTGGTACTGTATATAGATACGAACAAAGTGGAGAACTTCATGGATTAACAAGAGTAAGAGGTTTCACTCAGGATGATGCGCATATTTTTTGTACTCCTGATCAATTAGATTCTGAATTTAAAAATGTAATCGATCTAGTATTATATGTATTCACATCATTAGGTTTTGAAAATTTCACAGCACAGGTATCTGTTCGAGATCCAGAAACTCCTGAAAAATATATTGGTAATACCGATAATTGGGAAAAAGCAGAACAGGCAATTATAAATGCTGCAAAGGATAAAGGGCTTAACTATGTAATTGAACCAGGTGAAGCTGCTTTCTACGGACCAAAGTTAGACTTTATGGTGAAAGATGCTTTAGGTAGAAGTTGGCAATTAGGCACAATTCAGGTTGATTATAATTTACCTGAAAGATTTGACCTAACATATAAAGGTAGTGACAACCAACTTCACAGACCTATTATGATTCACCGTGCTCCTTTTGGATCAATGGAAAGATTTATAGCAATTCTATTAGAGCACACTGGAGGTAATTTCCCTCTATGGTTAACACCAGAACAAGTTATTGTACTGCCAATCAGCGAGAAATACGAAAAATATACCGAAAAAGTTTTACATTTGTTAGAAAATTCCGAAATTCGCGCCCTCGTAGACAATAGAAATGAAAAAACTGGTCGTAAGATTAGAGATGCTGAAGTAAGCAAAATCCCTTTCATGATTATTGTTGGAGAGAAAGAAGAGCAAGATGGCACAGTATCTGTAAGAAAGCATGGTGAAGGTGACATTGGAACTTTTACCATTGAGGAATTTGTTGTGTTAATTCAGAAAGAAATTCAAAAAACGTTAGTAACGTTTAACACAAATAATTAAATTAGATAATAATTTTAAATTAATAAGCCATAGCAATAAGAAGAAAAGGCGGTAGAAGACCCGCAAGAATTATTAAAGAAGATCAACATAGAATTAATGATAAGATTAGATATGTTGATGAAGTTCGTCTGGTAGGCGACAACGTAGAAGTAGGTGTTTATCCACTAGCGAAAGCTAAAGAAATAGCTCGTGAGTTAGAGTTAGACTTAGTTGAAATTTCACCAAAAGCTGTTCCCCCAGTCTGTAAAGTAATAGACTACAAGAAATTCTTATACGAACAGAAGAAACGTGAAAAAGCACTAAAAGCTAAAGCTACAAAAGTAGTGGTTAAAGAAATTCGTTTTGGTCCTCAAACTGATGATCATGATTATGAATTTAAAAAGAAGCACGCTATTAAGTTTTTACAAGATGGAGCTAAATTAAAAGCATACGTGTTTTTTAAAGGACGCTCGATTGTATTTAAAGAACAAGGTCAGATTTTATTATTGAAGCTAGCTCAAGAATTAGAAGACTATGGTAAAGTAGAGCAAATGCCGAAATTAGAAGGTAAAAGAATGATTATGTTCATAGCACCTAAAAAGGTAAAATAAATAGATAGTTTCTATCTAAGACAATAATATAAGCAAGATAAAACGACAGCAAAAGATGCCTAAAATGAAAACTAAATCTAGTGCCAAGAAACGTTTTAAGTTGACTGGTTCTGGAAAGATCAAAAGAAAGCACGCGTTTAAGAGTCATATCTTAACTAAGAAGTCTAAGAAACGTAAGCTTGCATTAACACACTCTACGTTAGTACACAAATCTGACGAGGGTAACATTAAGCAACAATTATTATTAAAATAATTGTTAGCTAGGTAGTAAATTAATTATTAACCATGGAGTTGGGCTCATCAAGTGCTATTTAATTAGCCGCCTACTACAAAAAACAAAGAATTATGCCAAGATCAGTAAATTCAGTAGCTTCAAGAAATAGAAGAAAGAAAATCTTGAAGCAAGCAAAAGGTTACTTTGGACGTAGAAAAAACGTTTATACAGTAGCAAAGAACGCGGTTGAAAAAGGGTTACAATACGCTTACCGTGATCGTAAAAACAAAAAGAGAAACTTCCGTTCTTTATGGATCCAACGTATTAACGCTGGAGCTCGTCAGTACGGAATGTCTTATTCACAGTTTATGGGTAAAGTAAAAGCTAATGATATCGAGTTAAACCGTAAGGTTTTAGCTGATTTAGCTATGAACAATCCAGAAGCTTTTAAGGCAATTGTAGATAAAGTAAAATAAGTTTAATAATCTTGCTTATACTAAAAACCCAAACTTTTCCGTTTGGGTTTTTTTAAATTAATTCGAAATCTTATAACTAATCAATGAAAATCGTTAACCTAATCATAGTAACTTTATTTTGTTCAAGTGTTTTTGCTCAAACACAATTAACCAAGAAACAGCAGCTAGATGCTTTGCCTAATACTGTAGAAAATCAGTTTATCAAAGCCTATGGAAAAGCTAGTAATTGGAGAGAGTACAAAATGATTACTAGACCAGATTTTCAAACTCTTCAAAAAAACATTCTTGACAGTGTAATTTCTTTGAAGAAAAATATTACTACAAAACAACTAAAGATAAACGAACAAGAAAAAAGTATTCTTGCCCTAAATGAGAAAATAGAAACTTTGAGTAATAATTTAAATTCTTCTATTGATAAAGAAAATAAAATCAACTTTATCGGTATTGGAATGACTAAAAACTCATACAATTTATTATTGTGGTCAATTATAACAGTGTTAGCTATTACTACTGTATTTTTCATCTTACGTTTTAAAAACAGTAATAGTTTAACTAAAGCCGCTAAGACTAATTTGGCAGAAATTGAAGAGGAATTTGAATTACATCGAAAAAAATCATTAGAAAAAGAACAAAAACTAAGAAGACAATTACAAGACGAAATCAACAAACAACGAGGAGTGTAACATCTTGTATCAATATATTTGTAAACCGAGTACAGCTTATGTATTCGGTTTTTTTATTTTAATTAATAGCTTGAGAGTATTCTTTTAATCTTCTGATAAAATATGTCCAACCAGCCTTGCAACTTTCATAGGTAAATTCAGGAATCTCAGACGGGAAATTACTAATACCTTCTGCTATAATTCTCAACTCTGTATTACCTTCAAATGTTTTATCTAACACAAAGCTCACACTAGAATCTTTTTCACTATATTCTGGATATCTCCATTTATAAGTTATCAACCTTCCTTTAATCACTTCCACAATTTCCCAAGAATGCAAAAAAGATCTTGAATCTGAAACAACAGTAAATTCAGTTTTAAAACCAACCTCTGGTTTAAAATCTGGGATATTATCAAAAAACCAACGTTTCATATGGCCTAATTCAGTAATTAACTTCCATATCACATCGGTAGACTTATTCATCTGTTCTTTCACAATAACTTTATCCATAATTTAAAGGTAACTCAAAAAAACAAATCGAACTTTACGCTTTATTAAAAAAGTTCGCTAATATAATGGTATAAAAGCAACAAAAAATTGGGTTTTCCTAATTGTTATACTATATTTGCACGTTTTTAAAAAGAAGTCATTTAAATTATTGAAGATGCAAAACAAAGGTCTAATTAGATTATTTGCAATCCTTTTCGGATTAGTAAGTTTATACCAATTATCATTTACTTTTTTTGCTAACAAAGTAGAGAAAGCAGCTAATGCTTATGCTACTAGTAAAGTTAGCGATCAGAATGATGGTAGAGAACTTGCAAGATTTGAAAAGAAATACCGTGATAGTGTTGCAAATAAAGAAGTAATTGCAGGATTCACCTATGACGAAATCAGAGACAAAGAAATGAATCTTGGTCTTGATTTAAAAGGTGGTATCAATGCAATTTTACAAGTATCTGTAAAGGATATTTTACAAGGTTTATCAAATGAATCTCAGAATCCTGTTTTTACACAAGCGTTAAAAAATGCGGATGAAACTCAAAAAAACAGTCAAGACAATTATCTTGATATTTTCTACGACGAGTTCGAAAAAGCAAGTAACGGTTCTGTAAAACTAAGTGATCCAACTATATTCGGAAATAAATTACTTCGTGATAAAATTGACTTCAACAAAACTAACGAAGAAGTAAAACCAATTTTACAAGAAGAAATCAACACTTCTATTAATACTGCTTTTGAAGTATTACGTAGTCGTATTGATAAATTCGGGGTTGTTCAACCAAACATTCAAAGAATTGGAACTTCTGGAAGAATTCAAGTTGAATTACCAGGAGCAAAAGATATTGACAGAGTTAGTAAATTATTAGAAAGTACTGCTAAATTACAATTCTGGGAAGTATATTCTAATGCAGAAGTTCAAAACTTTTTCTTTGCTGCAAATGCAAAGGCTGCTGAACTTTTAAAAGAAAATACTGAAACTACTCAAGCAAAAGATACTACAAAAACTTCTGATAGTATTGAAGATTTAATCGCAGAAACAAGCGATTCTACAGAAGTTGCGAATCAAAAAAGCTTATTTACTTATTTATTCCCTAACGTAGCTCAAAACCAAAATCAGGTTAGCTCGTTAATCGCTCAAGCTAAAGTAATTGATACAGCTAAAGTAAATAGCTTATTAAAGAATAAAGAAATTAGAGCATTATTACCAGACAACTTACGTTATGCTAAATTCTTATGGGATTATAAAGCTCAACCAAGTGCTGATAAAACAACTGAAGTTATCGGTTTATATGCTGTAAAAGGTAACAGAAATGATGAAGCTCCAATTGAAGGAGACGTTATTGCTGATGCTAAACAAGATTACGATCAATTAAGTAAGCCAGTAGTTTCTATGTTAATGAATGGTGTAGGAACTAAGAAATGGGCTAAAATGACAGGTGAAAACGTAGGTAAATTCGTTGCTGTTGTATTAGATGATTATGTATACACTGCACCTGTTGTAAATGGAGCTATTACTGGAGGAAGTACTCAGATCTCTGGTGGTTCTATGACAGTAGAGGAAGCTCAAGATATTTCTACAGTATTAAAGGCTGGTAAATTACCTGCTCCTGCTAGAATTATTGAAGCAGAAGTTGTTGGGCCGTCTTTAGGTAAAGAAGCAATTACTGCAAGTATGTGGTCTTTCGCTTTAGCTATCTTATTAGTATTAGCTTGGATGGTTGTATACTATGGAAAAGCTGGTCTATATGCGAACATCGCATTAGTAGTTAACATCTTATTTATATTTGGAATTTTAGCTTCATTCAATTCTGTATTAACATTACCAGGTATT
This genomic window from Tenacibaculum sp. 190524A05c contains:
- the thrS gene encoding threonine--tRNA ligase yields the protein MIKITLPDGSIREYEKDSTPIDVAKSISQGLARNVISASFNGTTVETTTPLTTDGNLTLYTFDQPEGKKAFWHSSAHVLAQAVLDFYPNAKLTIGPAIDNGFYYDVDFGEETISEKDFPKIEKQFLERAREKAEFKMRSVTKDEALTYYKDQDNIYKVELIEGLEDGDITFCDHSNFTDLCRGGHIPNTGIIKAIKIMNVAGAYWRGDEKNNQLTRIYGISFPKQKMLTEYLDLLEEAKKRDHRKLGRELELFTFSQTVGQGLPLWLPKGAALRGRLEDFLKAAQKKAGYEMVMTPHIGQKELYVTSGHYAKYGEDSFQPITTPKDDEEFLLKPMNCPHHCEVYNFKPYSYKDLPKRFAEFGTVYRYEQSGELHGLTRVRGFTQDDAHIFCTPDQLDSEFKNVIDLVLYVFTSLGFENFTAQVSVRDPETPEKYIGNTDNWEKAEQAIINAAKDKGLNYVIEPGEAAFYGPKLDFMVKDALGRSWQLGTIQVDYNLPERFDLTYKGSDNQLHRPIMIHRAPFGSMERFIAILLEHTGGNFPLWLTPEQVIVLPISEKYEKYTEKVLHLLENSEIRALVDNRNEKTGRKIRDAEVSKIPFMIIVGEKEEQDGTVSVRKHGEGDIGTFTIEEFVVLIQKEIQKTLVTFNTNN
- the infC gene encoding translation initiation factor IF-3, yielding MNDKIRYVDEVRLVGDNVEVGVYPLAKAKEIARELELDLVEISPKAVPPVCKVIDYKKFLYEQKKREKALKAKATKVVVKEIRFGPQTDDHDYEFKKKHAIKFLQDGAKLKAYVFFKGRSIVFKEQGQILLLKLAQELEDYGKVEQMPKLEGKRMIMFIAPKKVK
- the rpmI gene encoding 50S ribosomal protein L35, which codes for MPKMKTKSSAKKRFKLTGSGKIKRKHAFKSHILTKKSKKRKLALTHSTLVHKSDEGNIKQQLLLK
- the rplT gene encoding 50S ribosomal protein L20, which gives rise to MPRSVNSVASRNRRKKILKQAKGYFGRRKNVYTVAKNAVEKGLQYAYRDRKNKKRNFRSLWIQRINAGARQYGMSYSQFMGKVKANDIELNRKVLADLAMNNPEAFKAIVDKVK
- a CDS encoding SRPBCC domain-containing protein, which encodes MDKVIVKEQMNKSTDVIWKLITELGHMKRWFFDNIPDFKPEVGFKTEFTVVSDSRSFLHSWEIVEVIKGRLITYKWRYPEYSEKDSSVSFVLDKTFEGNTELRIIAEGISNFPSEIPEFTYESCKAGWTYFIRRLKEYSQAIN
- the secDF gene encoding protein translocase subunit SecDF: MQNKGLIRLFAILFGLVSLYQLSFTFFANKVEKAANAYATSKVSDQNDGRELARFEKKYRDSVANKEVIAGFTYDEIRDKEMNLGLDLKGGINAILQVSVKDILQGLSNESQNPVFTQALKNADETQKNSQDNYLDIFYDEFEKASNGSVKLSDPTIFGNKLLRDKIDFNKTNEEVKPILQEEINTSINTAFEVLRSRIDKFGVVQPNIQRIGTSGRIQVELPGAKDIDRVSKLLESTAKLQFWEVYSNAEVQNFFFAANAKAAELLKENTETTQAKDTTKTSDSIEDLIAETSDSTEVANQKSLFTYLFPNVAQNQNQVSSLIAQAKVIDTAKVNSLLKNKEIRALLPDNLRYAKFLWDYKAQPSADKTTEVIGLYAVKGNRNDEAPIEGDVIADAKQDYDQLSKPVVSMLMNGVGTKKWAKMTGENVGKFVAVVLDDYVYTAPVVNGAITGGSTQISGGSMTVEEAQDISTVLKAGKLPAPARIIEAEVVGPSLGKEAITASMWSFALAILLVLAWMVVYYGKAGLYANIALVVNILFIFGILASFNSVLTLPGIAGIILTIGMSVDANVIIFERIKEALNSGKGLLTAVEEGFSIKGALSAIIDANITTLLTGIILYVFGTGPIKGFALTLMIGIATSLFTAIFITRLLVDSAVAKGTDLTFNTNISKNWFKNINIEFLRKRKLAYVISGGIILAGLVSIFTVGLKQGVDFKGGRSYVVRFNQPMKANEVASSLKDAFGTAPEVKTYGSTNQLKITTVFKIEDKSKEVDELVQTTLYNGLKPYLGELSYENFKPGFEKLGNPQGIMSYMKVDPTIADDIKQAAIWAVLGSLIVVFLYILLRFRKVSFSIGAVAAVFHDVLIVLGIFSILYKFMPFDMEIGQSFIAAILTVVGYSLNDTVVIFDRIREYAAGSKTFTASLVDKALSSTLGRTINTSLTTMLVMLAIFFFGGDSIKGFMFALIIGVLVGTYSSLFVATPIMFDATKNKEKETKK